The following proteins come from a genomic window of Anguilla rostrata isolate EN2019 chromosome 17, ASM1855537v3, whole genome shotgun sequence:
- the LOC135243925 gene encoding retinoic acid-induced protein 1-like, producing MDRLSQGQSKDDALPQSPSTCSLPTAFDLSRRRRHSPGSPAPVGGLPLARAPRWRDPSSRGVEPPGSSSPSYRHSLTAQQVQPDNAFSNTTVTLSYINRSHLHSAQDQIAPGVRSVPPRAGVLSQHPPPDSKGHRPVSSAGRDGGGYRGQAANRQAGELAPRSEHLRAFSEAPPVEREKGGPGGVARFAQHAPGFNGKHELLAPGGASGLQRRHGDSVAEGGNRFSQHREGDQRRGVPNGVKGGFWDLESCLGKYSNFRPRVEQRQGAGEASDRARRASRKLYTSLNEDFMSPSDERFFPAESSGDEMEDLGALPQARNSPSSDSPGPEEDAADVAGVRSAEGEGCRFTVQFVEVSSSPEDSSSDDSDVIEVPVTNSAASPSAGLPQPLGKPPAPPERLSERKRPTRAVAKTERTAPEERLNGNTLGDGREVGRSKPPPHAILAALRREVVVNLTPLGPKAFGHARPAEQRAQPENLSGERRAVLPGGASDGDSACDSEAEMEAAHLAAAGLQDGGGRDPRPGRQKGRRSTSGSEDGSFAKSRDCSTSSPGPSTPNGMGMETETEAGQPGGPLPQSCPQKAAAKAPKRTRKQQKSRAKRSKTSSKPKKKRKRAGQPSSAFCPQEPEIKLKYATYREEKRDGRAAAFAPYVHLEKKEFSRCTVVNYLEEETGGPKKGRSRPAGPGLLAPGAVPATSCLELGRLDAEGRRRADQTCCLCGGSANAVDLGDLHGPYRPRKGRGPGPGAPAQPRGPKDEEEEAACSDSDTSSYDGRRGERGGVRVEEEEEEDGGAGAQPRRPSPGPRRDAALAAQCRWFCDEDSLQGPAAQTPCPAPDRGDRRSAPAEALHSGEFWLHEDCGVWSTGVFLVRGRLYGLEEAVRLSQGTVCSTCHAAGATLGCFFKGCPNKYHYRCALLSDCVLNEENFTMKCTKHKNKCLKGVSRAENR from the exons GTCGCCACAGCCCGGGGAGTCCCGCCCCCGTGGGCGGCCTGCCCCTGGCTCGGGCGCCCAGGTGGCGCGACCCCTCCAGCAGAGGGGTGGAGCCCCCGGGGAGCAGCTCCCCGTCCTATCGCCATTCCCTGACGGCTCAGCAGGTGCAGCCGGATAATGCCTTCTCCAACACCACCGTCACGCTGTCCTACATCAACAGGTCTCACCTTCACTCGGCGCAGGACCAGATCGCTCCCGGGGTCCGGTCCGTTCCGCCTCGAGCCGGCGTCCTCTCGCAGCACCCCCCGCCCGATTCCAAGGGGCACAGGCCCGTGAGTTCGGCTGGCAGGGACGGCGGAGGGTATCGGGGGCAGGCCGCCAACCGACAGGCAGGCGAACTGGCACCGCGGTCTGAACACCTCAGGGCGTTTTCGGAGGCCCCGCCCGTGGAGCGGGAGAAGGGCGGGCCGGGGGGAGTCGCTCGCTTCGCGCAGCACGCTCCGGGCTTCAACGGTAAACACGAACTCCTGGCGCCCGGCGGAGCCTCCGGCCTCCAGCGTCGTCACGGCGACAGCGTCGCGGAAGGCGGGAACAGGTTCTCCCAGCACAGGGAAGGAGATCAGAGGAGAGGGGTGCCGAACGGCGTCAAAGGGGGCTTCTGGGATCTGGAGTCCTGCTTGGGGAAATACTCAAACTTCCGACCCCGGGTGGAGCAGAGGCAGGGCGCAGGGGAAGCTTCTGACCGGGCCAGGAGAGCCTCCAGGAAACTCTACACCTCTTTAAACGAGGACTTCATGAGCCCTTCGGACGAACGGTTCTTCCCCGCTGAGAGCTCGGGAGACGAAATGGAGGACCTGGGCGCTCTTCCGCAGGCGCGGAACTCCCCCAGCTCCGACAGCCCCGGTCCGGAGGAGGACGCGGCCGACGTGGCCGGGGTGAGGTCGGCGGAAGGGGAGGGCTGTAGGTTCACGGTGCAGTTCGTGGAGGTGAGCAGCTCCCCGGAGGACAGCAGCAGCGACGATAGCGATGTCATAGAAGTTCCCGTTACCAACAGCGCAGCGTCGCCGTCGGCGGGGCTGCCACAGCCGCTGGGGAAACCGCCAGCGCCGCCAGAGCGCCTGTCCGAGAGGAAGCGGCCGACTCGCGCCGTCGCGAAGACGGAGCGGACGGCGCCCGAGGAGCGCCTGAACGGGAACACGCTGGGGGACGGGCGCGAAGTCGGGCGGAGTAAACCGCCTCCCCACGCCATCCTGGCGGCCCTGAGGCGGGAGGTGGTGGTGAACCTCACCCCGCTCGGGCCCAAAGCGTTCGGTCACGCCCGGCCCGCGGAGCAGCGCGCCCAGCCCGAAAACCTGAGCGGCGAGCGGCGCGCGGTTCTGCCCGGAGGGGCTTCGGACGGCGATTCGGCGTGCGATTCTGAGGCGGAGATGGAGGCGGCCCACCTGGCCGCGGCGGGTCTGCAAGATGGCGGCGGCCGTGACCCCCGCCCCGGCAGGCAGAAGGGCCGGCGGTCTACCTCGGGGTCCGAGGACGGGAGCTTCGCGAAATCTCGCGACTGCAGCACGTCGTCCCCCGGCCCGTCCACCCCGAACGGGATGGGGATGGAGACGGAGACGGAGGCGGGGCAGCCGGGCGGCCCCCTGCCCCAGAGCTGCCCTCAGAAAGCGGCGGCGAAAGCCCCCAAAAGGACGAGGAAGCAGCAGAAGAGTCGCGCCAAGCGGTCGAAGACGAGCAGCAAGCCGAAGAAGAAGCGCAAGCGGGCCGGCCAGCCCTCCTCCGCGTTCTGCCCGCAGGAGCCAGAAATCAAGCTCAAGTACGCCACCTacagggaggagaagagagacgGCAGAGCCGCCGCCTTCGCGCCGTACGTGCACCTGGAGAAGAAGGAGTTCTCCAGGTGCACCGTCGTCAACtacctggaggaggagacgggCGGGCCGAAGAAGGGCCGCTCGAGGCCGGCGGGCCCGGGGCTGCTGGCGCCCGGCGCGGTCCCCGCCACCTCGTGCCTGGAGCTGGGCCGGCTGGACGCGGAGGGCCGGCGGCGGGCCGACCAGACGTGCTGCCTCTGCGGCGGCTCGGCCAACGCCGTGGATCTGGGGGACCTCCACGGGCCGTACCGTCCCCGCAAgggccggggcccggggcccggggcgCCCGCCCAGCCGCGGGGCCCcaaggacgaggaggaggaggcggcctGCAGCGACTCGGACACCTCCTCCTACGACGGGCGTCGGGGGGAACGCGGCGGCGTccgggtggaggaggaggaggaggaggacgggggggcgggcgccCAGCCCCGCAGGCCGTCCCCCGGGCCGAGGCGGGACGCAGCTTTAGCGGCTCAGTGCCGCTGGTTCTGCGACGAGGACAGCCTGCAGGGCCCCGCGGCCCAAACGCCCTGTCCCGCGCCGGACCGCGGCGACCGGCGCAGCGCCCCCGCCGAAGCGCTGCACTCCGGGGAGTTCTGGCTGCACGAGGACTGCGGCGTGTGGTCCACCGGCGTCTTCCTCGTGAGAGGGAGGCTGTACGGCCTGGAAGAGGCTGTCAGGCTCTCGCAAGGAACG GTCTGTTCCACGTGCCATGCAGCGGGGGCCACGCTGGGCTGCTTTTTCAAAGGCTGTCCCAATAAGTACCACTACAGGTGTGCTCTGCTGTCAG ACTGCGTGCTCAACGAGGAGAACTTCACCATGAAATGCACAAAGCACAAG AATAAATGCTTGAAAGGtgtgagcagagcagagaaCAGGTGA
- the LOC135242867 gene encoding serine/threonine-protein kinase SBK1-like: MSSSSPVASRPSVDILEELQLIAAQNLEKLEINKYYDVIQELGKGTYGKVDLVVHKIRGTKMALKFLRKKTTKLRSFLREYSISLYLSPCPFIINMYGIAFETDEYYIFAQEYAPAGDLFDIIPPQVGLPETVAKRCVHQVTIALDYLHCKKLVHRDIKPENVLLFDRECRKVKLSDFGMTRRAGSPVKRVSGTIPYTAPELCDPARREGFGVDYGTDVWAFGVLLFCMLTGNFPWEKALPSDGFYEEFVRWQRRRAGGAGAGAGSGAVPSQWRRFSDEALRMFRKLLSLDPLRRCAVKEVFAHLGHGWMLDGDGTAAAAAAACSADLSPASSSSSSSSSSSSSSSCEEDVLVDRLRQQTLSPVCGATQAGVVVMDGVPSHFAPVSTSGYERVSRDNGSGGRILVTTPIEICV, from the exons AtgagctcctcctcccccgtgGCGTCCCGCCCCTCTGTTGACATCCTGGAGGAGCTTCAGCTCATAGCCGCTCAGAACCTGGAGAAGCTGGAGATCAACAAGTACTACGATGTCATCCAGGAGCTGGGCAAGGGGACCTACGGCAAGGTGGACCTGGTGGTCCATAAAATCAGAG GCACTAAAATGGCGCTGAAGTTCCTCCGAAAGAAGACCACCAAGCTCAGGAGCTTCCTGCGGGAGTACAGCATCTCCCTGTACCTGTCTCCCTGCCCGTTCATCATCAACATGTACGGTATCGCCTTCGAGACCGACGAGTACTACATCTTCGCACAGGAGTACGCCCCGGCCGGGGACCTCTTCGACATCATTCCCCCGCAG GTGGGACTTCCGGAGACGGTGGCCAAGCGATGTGTCCACCAGGTGACCATCGCGCTGGACTACCTGCACTGCAAGAAGCTGGTGCACCGCGACATCAAGCCCGAGAACGTGCTCCTGTTCGACCGCGAGTGCCGCAAGGTCAAGCTGTCGGACTTCGGGATGACGCGGCGGGCGGGGTCGCCCGTGAAGCGGGTGAGCGGGACCATCCCGTACACGGCGCCGGAGCTGTGCGACCCGGCGCGCCGCGAGGGCTTCGGCGTGGACTACGGCACGGACGTCTGGGCCTTCGGCGTGCTCCTCTTCTGCATGCTGACCGGCAACTTCCCCTGGGAGAAGGCCCTGCCGTCCGACGGCTTCTACGAGGAGTTCGTCCGCTggcagcggcggcgggcggggggtgcgggggcgggggcggggtcgggggcggTGCCCTCCCAGTGGCGGCGCTTTTCGGACGAGGCCCTGCGCATGTTCCGGAAGCTCCTGTCCCTGGACCCCCTGCGCCGCTGCGCCGTCAAGGAGGTGTTCGCGCACCTGGGCCACGGCTGGATGCTGGACGGCGACGGCaccgccgccgcggccgccgccgcctgcTCCGCCGATCTCagccccgcctcttcctcctcctcctcctcctcgtcctcgtcctcctcctcctcctgcgagGAGGACGTGCTGGTCGATCGCCTGAGGCAGCAGACCCTCTCGCCCGTCTGTGGCGCCACGCAGGCTGGCGTCGTCGTCATGGACGGCGTGCCCTCCCACTTCGCCCCGGTGTCGACAAGCGGCTACGAGCGAGTTTCCCGCGACAACGGCAGTGGTGGCCGCATCCTGGTCACCACGCCGATCGAGATCTGTGTCTAG